The sequence TCCTCTTCCTCACCTTCGGACTTCTTTCGTTTGTTGAGAAACTGAATTCTCCGTGCCTTGATTTCAACCACTGTCCGCGATGACCCGTCTTGGGCTTTCCATGTTCTGCTCTGCAGTTCACCGTCAACGAGTACAGCTGCGCTTTTTTTCAGGTTGTCACGACAGCTCTCGGCCAGTTTGTTCCAGGCAACGACACCAACATAACAGACATCTTCCTGCCATTGATGATTGCTGTCCCTGAAACGCCTGTTACAGGCAATCGAGAAATTCACAACAGGTGTACCGCCCGAATTCGTTTGACGAAAAACAGGGTCTTTGGTCAAATTACCGGCGATGACAACACTATTGATTTCAGGCATTTTCAAATCAGCCATAACCATTCCTCCGTTTTATCCAAAAGGTATCGATTCATAGTTAACTGTAGACTTTGAGCCAGGGATGCTAATTTTTTGCAGCAGGATTCTGTTGCTGCTCCTCTTCACTCTGGT is a genomic window of Prosthecochloris marina containing:
- a CDS encoding single-stranded DNA-binding protein, translating into MADLKMPEINSVVIAGNLTKDPVFRQTNSGGTPVVNFSIACNRRFRDSNHQWQEDVCYVGVVAWNKLAESCRDNLKKSAAVLVDGELQSRTWKAQDGSSRTVVEIKARRIQFLNKRKKSEGEEEDSSGFIEDDFHASESVDESIRNDESGHVYEYKYLSSE